In Pseudomonadota bacterium, the genomic stretch TACGCCGAACTCGCCGACCGTGTGGGTGAATGCCAATACCCCAGCGGTCAGATAGCCGCGGCGCGCGAGCGGAAGGGCGAGGCGCGCAAACCGCTCCCTCGGCCCGGCGCCCAAGGTCGCTGCGGCTTCCAGAAGACGCCCGTCGACGCCTTCGAACGCTCGTTGCAAGGGTTGCACTGCGAAGGGCAAGGAGTAGACCACCGAGGCGACCACCAGGCCGGTGAAGGAAAAAGTCAGGGCATCGCCGGTTAGCTGCACCCACAGGCGGCCAAGCGGCGCGGTGGGGCTGAGCAGGGTAAGTAGGTAGAAACCTAGCACTGTGGGGGGGAGGACTAGGGGCAGTGCAGTGATGGCCTCGACGGTGGGCCGGAACGGTGACTGGGAGCGCGCCAACCACCAGGCCAGGGGAGTCGCCAGGGCGAGCAGGATGAGTGTGGTCACGCCCGCCAGGCGCGCCGTTAGCCACACGGGATCCAGATCGAGCATCAGGCGTGTTTTTCGATCGACATTACGAGCAGTATAGCGTTCGGCTGGCTCCCTCGCTGCGGCCAGCGCGCTGATACACTGGTGAGCGAATGATTACTGCAGGGAAGGATGCATGAGCGACAAGGTCTCGGATGGAACCTCCGGCACGGTGCAGCCGCCGCCGTTTGAAATCTCCGTATCTCGCCAGTTCTTGCCCTGGCTGGTCGAGGTGGGCGCCAGCCTTGCCTTCACCACCTATCAGGTAGGTAAGGTGTTTTGGATAGGAATCAAGCCGGATGGGCGCCTGGAGCTATTCAATCGGACCTTCAACCGCTCGATGGGGCTGTACTGCTCGTCGCAGACCCTGTACCTGAGCACTCTCTACCAGCTCTGGCGCTTCGAGAACGCGCTAGGGGCGCAGGAGCGCCACCAGGGCTACGATCGCATGTACGTACCGCAGACGGCGTGGACAACGGGCGATGTGGACATCCACGACATCGCCCTCGACAGCACTGGACGCCCGATATTCGTCAGCACCCTGTTCAGCTGCCTCGCAACGACGAGCGAAACGCACAGCTTCGCGCCCCTGTGGAAACCGCCGTTCATCTCTCGCTTGGCGGCGGAGGATCGCTGCCATATGAACGGCCTGGCGATGGTCGATGGGAGCCCTGGCTTCGTGACAGCCGTGAGTCGCAGCGACGTGGCCGATGGCTGGCGTGAGCGCCGCGATACGGGTGGCGTGGTGCTGCACGTGGAGTCTGGTGAGGTCGTTCTGGACGGACTGTCGATGCCACATTCGCCCCGCTGGCACGAGGGTAAGCTTTGGGTCCTGGATTCGGGGAACGGTCGTTTCGGTTGCGTCGACACGCAAGCGGGGCGCTTCGAGGAAGTCGCCTTTTGCCCAGGGTACGCGCGGGGCCTGGCGTTTGTCGGTTCGTATGCGGTGATCGGCCTGTCCCGTCCACGGGGCGAACGGGGCACCTTTGCCGGCCTGGCGCTGGATGAAGCCCTGGCCAAGCGCGACGTCGAGGCCCGTTGCGGCCTGATGGTCGTGGATTTGCGTACGGGCGATGCGCCTCACTGGTTACGGGTCAGTGGGGTGGTGGAGGAACTCTACGACGTAGGGGTATTGCCCGGGGCCATACGACCGATGGCGATAGGCCTGCAGTCCGACGAGATCAGGCGAGTGCTGAGCATGGCCCCCGGCGATGCGGGGTAAGCTAAGCGAATAGTCGCATTAGGAAAAGGCAGGGGCGATCGAGATCGCCTGGGCGAGCGTCTCCAGCAGCACCGTTGCGTCAAACGGCTTACTCAGCAGCGCAAAGGCGCCGCTCCGCTCAGCGCGAGACTGTAGGCTGGGATCGCGGTTGGCGGTCGCCAGCACCACAGGGAGCCCCAGTCGCTCACGCAGACGCGTGGTGAGTTCGAAGCCGTTTCCACCCGGTAGGCCGACGTCGACGATGGCGGCATCGGGGCGCTCAGCGAGGGCCTTGGCGAGGGCTTCGTCCACGTGGGTCGCCGTGACCACCGCGTAGCCGGCGTGTTCCAGGCGGATGGTAAATGCCTTGCTGAGGTGCTTGCTGTCTTCAACCAGCAGGATACGGGTCATGTCGCCTCTACCTCCACAGCGCCTCGCACACGGCCACGATGTAGGCCAACAGCCTGCGGCGCAGCGCTCACGATGTCCAAGACACGGGGAGCCATCGGTAGATCCCTGTGACGATCATCACAAGAGGGCGTCAACGACCTGACAATAGTGCGTGGAAGGGGGCAGTACCTGGGTCTCGGCGAAGCTCATGTGCGTCATTGGCGCGTCATAAGCGCGCGTTTATCCGGTAAACAACGCTGCAGCTGCTGCGTTATGGACCGAGATCAGACTAGAATGGTAGCCCGTGAAGTACTCGTCGACATCTCCGGCTCGAATCGACGGCCCAATCGCCAATGTGGCTCTAGAGACTGTAGTCAGGAAGCGACATACAGGGCGAGCGCAGTGGACGCGGTGGTTACTCCTCGTCATCGCCGGACTCCACGCTGCCAACGGGAGCGCGGCCGAGCAACCTCGCCTGGTCGCGCCGGAGAGCCGCGGAGCCGCATCCTTCTTCGTGCTTACGGTCGGTGAGCCCTACATCGATCTGCCCGAGCGTGGTAGCGGCGCCTTCGATCCGCAGCTCGTAACCCTAGGCGGGCTATGGGCACGCTATGGCGCCCGTGAGTGGTACGTTCGCTTGGATCCCCAGGCCTGCGACCTCGCGGGCCTACAAGCCGGTCTGGCGCGGGATGTTTCTCGCCGGGACGCCTTCGCCGCCATCTTGGGCTGGCCTCGCGATGAGGTGCCGGCGCGCTTGGCCGCCCTGCGAGGGGGTTATCTTCAATCGCACCTAGACGTCATCAACCACGGCTTTAGCAATGGTGAGACATTTGGGAGTCCGAGAAGACTCGCGGGGGGCACGGCGGTGCTGATTGACAACCGTGGGATTCCCATCGTGCGCTGCGCCTGCGGCAACCCGCTGCTCTCCTTGCGGCCGCAGGATGAGCCGCCGCTGCCGGCGCAGTTGGCGGAAGCCGGTCAACTGGCCGAGGCGCCGAAGCTCGGACAGATCGATGAGACCCCCCTGGCTCAGCCGAAGACCGAGGACGGCGGCGATGCGCCGGTGGATGAGCCGCCGAACGCTGCGCCCGAAGAGCCAACGTTGGTGGAGGAGGGCGATCCCGCTGATGATGTCGATGCAGCCGAGGTGCTCGAGGAGATCCTAAGCGAGGACGAGCCCGATCCGATCCAGGTAGCTCAGGAGCGGCCACCGCAACCCGACAGTCCCATCCATGATCTTCGCGCCCCGCCGGTCCCGACGGGTGGAATGATCGGTGAGTTCTCAGAGGAGCTGTTGCCCCTGCCGCTTAGCGTGATCGTGGTGTCCCTCCTACCCATCGCCGAGGAACTGGGTGACGATACGGCGAATGATGAGGCGGACGAGATGGACGGGGGCCTTGGCTCCGGTGGTGGCGGAATGCCGCCGGAGGATGAGGTGATGCTGCCGCCGCCGAGCGTGCCTGCGCCCGCGGCGGGTTGGCTGTTCGCCGGTGCCCTGGCGTGGCTCGGCTGGTCCCGCTTGCGCGGCCGACCCGAGGCGATGGCCGCCGCCTAGGCGCCCGCGCTGCTAGGGCTGCTCTACCGGCGCCGCTAGCACGTTACTCAGAATAGAGTCTGCTCCCTGCACTCCTCGCCGGACTACGCCCTGAGCGAATAGCTCCGTTAGCTGTGGATTCGCGCCCACAGTGATCTCGAGTACCGCAACGCCGGCAGCGTTCGCAACAGCGTTACCGCGGTAGCTTGCCCCACGCAACTCCAGACACGCGCCGCCAAAGACGGGAAAGCACGGCCCATCTCCCACCCCCTGCACCGAGGTGAAGAAATGCGCGCGCTGGCCCGGCGCGATGCCACTCAATCGTAGTTCCCCCGTCTGCGCGGCTACCATCGGCGAGGCGCTCAGGGGCGGGAGTACCTCGATGACCAGCCGCCGGTTTGTGGGAATGCCACGCAGACTCGTAAGAAAGCCATCGGGCCCGATCGCGGTCACCTGCTGAGCGAGTGCATGCGTACCCAGGCCGAAATGAGCCATCAGCTCATGGCCGCCGAGGTAGCTAGCGCCACCGGCGATCATGCGCTGCAGCGTTTCGCCGTTCGCCGAGAGGCGTATCTCGTACCCCTGACCATTGGGGGCGACGTCAGGGTGGGCCTTCGTATCGACGATCACCTCGAGCCAGTTCGTGTCCTCACCTGTCAGGTCATTACGGAACAGGCGCAGGGCGCCGCCGTGAGTGGAGATCACCAGGTCCATGTCCCCATCGCGGTCGTAGTCCAACAGGCCGAGGCTGCGCCCTTCTTCCGTGTGGTCGAGGCCGATCGCCTGGCCCATCTCCGTGAAGGTGAGGTCACCGTTGTTGCGGAAGAGATAGGTCGGCTCGTTGCGCCAGTCCTCCCCGTGCACGGGGTCCACGTGCGGCCAGCCGTTGGTCATGACGATGTCTTCCCAACCGTCGTGATCGAGGTCCAGAGGCGCCGTACCCCAGCCGAAGCCGCCGTCGTTCACGCCGCCGCTCTCGGGCAGCTCCGTGAACTGGTGGTTGCCCTCGCCAAGGTAGAGGCGATTCCCCGGTGGGCCCAAAAACTGCATCGAAGGGTATGCGGCGGTCACGAACCAGTCGTAATGGCCGTTGCGATCGAAATCAGCGATCGTCGCGCCCATACCGTGCCACACCTTGTTCCCGCCGAAGATGTCGATCTGGGAAAAGGTGCCGTCCCCGTCGTTGGCGTAGTACTGGGTGCCACCACCGTCGTTGGCGATCATAAGCTCTGGATAACGATCGCCGTTCATGTCTGCAAAGATCGCACCGAACGCGCCAGTTCGGTTTCGATTGCTGTGTACGACGCCCGCTGCCTCGGTAACGTCCGTGAAGGTGCCGTCACCGTTGTTGCGGTAGAGGCGCGAGCGAGGGAGCTGCTGGTCCGCGTCGAACCACCACCCGGATACCCAGAGGTCGAGATCCCCGTCGAGATCGTAGTCTCCAAAGGCCGGACCGAAGCCATCAGGTTGATCACCGAGGGCACTGACACCCGCCAGGTCCGCCACCTCTTCGAAGCTCGTACCTGTGTTGCGGTAAAGGCGGTGTACGCCGGGAGTGGGTACGTCGCCGGCGTCGCCGTGGCTGGTGACAAAGAGGTCGACGTCGCCATCCCTATCGTAGTCGCCGGCGGCGGCGCCGTTGCCGCGGTAGAGTTCGGAAAGGCCCCACTCAGCGGCGCGATCAGTGAACGTACCATCCCCGTTGTTGAGGTACAGCACATCCGCTGTGCCGCCACCGCCGACCGCGAAGATGTCCGGCCATCCATCGCCGTTGAAGTCAGCTACGGTGGCCCCGCCGTGCATTTCCCCACCCACCGCGATGTCCGCCAAGGGGGAGTGGACGAAGTCAATGCCAGCGGTGTCCGTCTGTTCCGTGAACGAGGGTTCCGCGCCGTAGGCCGACATCACTCCACTGAGTAATCCCGATAGGGCGAGCGCAACGTAGGCAGTTGCGGAAGAAGCGAAGTGGCGCATCACAGTCATACCTCAAGCGTCCTTGCACGGTAGGTTCTGGCGAGTTGTTGTCGTTATCCCGGCGCACGAAGCGCTCGACCGCGCATTGCCTTACGCGCACTGCCGATCGTAGCACAGTGCTCGGAAGCTTCGGGTTGCGATGGCTAGCAAACGTTTGCGTTAGTAGCTGCGCCGCAGCAAGATCTAATTCGGTTGTCCGTCTGGGCACCCTGTTGCGCGCTCCAGGGCATCCGCGGCGACCGCCGCCCAGGGCGTGGAGATGCCGAGCTCGCGTAGCCACGTGCGCACGTTCTTTTGGTGCCAGAGCAGGCGTCGGCCGACGCGAACGTAGTGCACGCCGCTGGTGAGGCCATTGCTCGCCGATCGGCCGCGCCAAAGTTGCTCGCGGGTCAAGCCTGAGCGCGCGACCAGCTGCTCTGTGGTGAGAAACCGTCGGTCGGGATCCGCCGGGCGCGGCAGGGAGTGTCGGCGACGATGACGCTTGCGAGCCATGGAGGGATTGTCGCAGCTTGTGTCGGCGCACGCCTGCGGCTGGAGTCGCATCGTTATTGTGCCTACAGTGAGCGGTTCCACCCGCACAACCATGGAGAACAGCTTTGCGAACTCCCCTAACCCGCGCTGGCGGCGCCATCGGTCTGACCGCCCTGTGTTTGGCGATCACCTTGCAGAGCGCGCAGGCCGGATGGCTGGATCGTCTGAAGGGCGTCTTCAAGGACGATGCAGAGGCCAGCGAGTCCGCCCAGGGCGGGGTCGCCGCGCTGGGCACGGATCAGATCGCCAGCGCCTTGCGCGAGGCGCTTCGGGTCGGGGCAGGAAACGTGGTGGGGCAGCTTGGCGCCGAGGATGGGTTCAACCTCGACCCGACGATTCACATACCGTTGCCCGACCAGTTAGACCAGGCGCGCACATTCCTCGCGAGGGTCGGTCTAGAAGGCTCGCTGACCGATCTGGAGGCTCAGTTGAATCGAGCTGCGGAGGTGGCCACCTCGAACGCAGGCGAGCTGTTCGTGAACGCCATCTCCCAGATGACCCTGGAGGACGTAAGGGACATCCTGCAGGGCCCGGACGACGCGGCGACGAGATACTTCCGTAGCACGATGGGCGTGGAGCTTTCCGAACGCATGACTCCGGTGGTGTCTGAGAGCCTCGATCAGGTGGGCGCCGCGCGACTCTATGAGCAGACCGTCGGGCGCTACAACTCCCTGCCGTTAGTGCCACCGATCGAGTCCGATCTCACCTCACATGTGGTAAACCTCGGGATCGACGGGATCTTCCATTACCTCGCCGAGGAGGAGGCCGCGATTCGCGCGGACCCGGCGGCGCGCACGAGCGATCTCCTGCGCACGGTCTTCTCCGCGGCCGCGGGCGGCAACTAGCGGGCCCCGACCGAGGTGAGTGCTGGTGGCTCGTTCTGCTGCACCCAGATTAGGGCATCCACCGCGAAATCCAACTCGCGCGCCTTCGCCACTAGGGCTTCCTTCACCAACTCCGGCAGGTTGGGCTCGCGCGCCAGAATCCAAAGATAGTCGCGATTGGGGCCACACACCATGGCGTAGGCGTATTCATCGCGATCGAGCGCAATGACGTTGTAGCCGCCGAAGAACGGGCCGAAGAATGAGACCTTTATCTCAGCGACGTCCCGCTCACCGACGAACAAGGCTCGCCCCTCCACCGATTGCCACTCCTGCTTGTTCGTCGAGTAGCCGCTGTTGAGAACGCCGACACTGCCGTCGTCGCGGAGCGAGTACTCAGCACGCACGTGGGTGAGGCCGCGTTCGAAGCGATGGTCTAAGCGCGCGATCTCGTACCAGCGCCCGAGGTAGCGTTCGAGCTCGAAGTCGCCGACGGCTTCCACCCCCTCTGGGACGCCGACGCAGCCCGCTAGCAAGCCGAAGCAAACGGCCATTACGGCGAGGGGAGTGCCCCCCCTCGCTAGGCGCGCGACGCGTGAACTCTCGACAATACCCATCGATGCTCTCCATTACTGTGAGACGAAGGGGATGGGTTCAACACCCCCGATCGAATCCTCACATTGTACTCGGCAGTCGGTCACCACCATCAACAGTGACCAGTACCGGCGCGGCGGTTTCGGTGGCGACGCGCCCCACGGGGCAGTGTTTCCCTAAGCAGCAATCTTTCGCGTTAGGCCCCCGCAATGTATCGCGCGCCTACCCCGTCTGAACCTAGGAGCTTAATGCGCGGGGGATCCGGGTCGAGTGACTCATATTGCGCGCGGGTTTCGTGCTCCTTGAGCGTGCTCGCACCGGGGAGATCCACGAGCTCAAGCGCGATCTGACCAAACCTGACCGAGGCGGATACGCAACGGACGCGCTGGAGCCGCTGCCCGGCAGCGTGTCCGATCAGGAAGGGCTGGAGCGAACTCCCTGCGTGCACATACTGCACTTCGCAGCCTCCCTCATCCGCCGCTTGACTTAGCACCCAAGCTAGTAGCCGCGCTGGGTACGAGCGTCGGGAAGCCCCTTGGGACCGAGTACCGAAAGGGTGGCGTTAAGCGCATGTAGCCACAAGCGGCGCGTGAAGAATCCCAACGTGAGCACCGCTTGGGCGAGCAGCTCGACGAACCCTCGAGCGGAGCGGCCACCGCTGCAGCGTCGATCGCATGCGCGTGATGCGCGGGCTAGATCCGTACGCCCACCTCGGCCATACGGTGCCTGCTGGGGCCGTGCACTTGCGGATGCAGTAGTCGGCGCCTGGGGAGACCCTTGGATATCATTGGTACCCCGTGGCGGGCGAGTTCCTCATCGAAGACCGGATCGCACGTATGGCAAGCTAAGTGACTCCCCCGAGGTGGAGAATCGCCATGGCTGACCAGTATCCCGCGCTGCTCGATAGGCACGTCGAGTTCATGCAGCAGCAACACCTGTTCTTCGTGGCCACCGCTGCGGCGGAGGGGTACGTCAACATCTCGCCAAAGGGCATGGACACCCTGCGTGTGGTGGACACGCAGAAGGTCATCTGGCTGAACCTAACGGGCAGTGGCAATGAGACAGCGGCACATGTGCTGGAGAATGACCGCATGACTCTTATGTTCTGCTCTTTCGACAGGCAGCCACTGATCCTGCGGCTCTACGGCAACGCCAAGGTGATTCATGCCGATGATCCTGCATGGTCGGCTAACATCGGGCGGTTCCCCTCGTACACGGGGGCAAGACAGTTGTTCGAGATCACGCTCTCGTTGGTACAGACCTCTTGCGGCTACGCCGTTCCGTACTTTGAGGCCAGGGGCGAGCGCCCTACGCTGGCCAAGTGGGCGGACAACAAGGGACGCGCCGGCATCGAGGACTACTGGCAGGCCAAGAACACCACGAGTCTCAATGGTAAGCCGACCGGGATGGACTCCGGCGAGTAGCTTCGCTCAAGCGGGCAGCTAGACACCTCAAATGGGGGGCTGCGCTGGAGCATGGGGCACCTACCCACACGGGAATCTGACCACGGCCCTGCCGACCGGGACGCCGACCGGTCGTCGCAACGTTGCTAGTTGGATCAATTCTTCGTTGACACTCATCCCCTAGGTGCGTCCTGGACGCTCCTCCGCAGGGGGCGAGGATGGCCACCCCAGCGATTTGGCTTGACTTAGGGAGAATCGCCTAATGAATTCGATTGTTCACGAATACACTGCTTTAGTTTGCCCAGACTGGGAGCGGTGATGGCCAATGCACACGGCGACTCGCGAATTGGTTTACTGTATTGTTGAAAAAACGACGACTTTCCGAACAAGCTCGTTTCATTCCGCGTGCATTTCGTGCTAATTGTTACGATGCCGTTTTACATAAGACGGAACTCAATGTCATCAATAGGGAGCGATCGATGAGCAAACTCAACCCGAAGAAGTCCGGTGAGCTGTTCGCATTCAAGCTAGCGACGAAGCGAGCGCAGACCCAGTCCAAGCGCGCTCAGTGGCAGACCCGTGACGGCGTTTCCGCAGCAGGTTGCACCGTCAACCTTCGCGGCCACGTCCTCTGCCCATCCTGGGGCGACGGTGGTAACTACTGCTAGGGCTCGTGCCTAGCTAGGGGATGAGCTGGGCATGCCGAGCGCCCTGCGATTAGGCATGCCCAGCTCACTAGTCGACGTCGCGATGCCCTACGCAAGGGGCGGGGGCCGGGGCAGCACAGCTTGAGCAAACGTATCCTCATCGTCACCCACTCCGGCGATCTCCACGCCGACCTCGTCGAACAGCGAATCGCTGAAGCGTCAGCGCCTGCCTTTCGCCTCAACCTCGACACCTTTCCCCGCGACTACGACATCGAGCTCACATTCTCCGAGGGCCGCTGGCGTGGCCAGCTGCGGGCCGACGGCCAGGAAGCGCTGTCGGTCGACGAGGTGGGGTCGGTGTGGTTGCGTAAGCGAGGGGATTTCGCTTTCGCAGGAGAGTCGCTGGGCACCCAGGAGCACAGGTACGCTGTGGGCGAAGTCGAACACATCTTGATGGGGCTGCTCCACGGGCTCGACTGCTTCTGGATGAGTCATCCGCGCGCTTTGCGCGCTGCTGGCTGGAAGGGGGAGCAAATGCTCCGCGCTGCGAGCATGGGCTTTAGGGTGCCGCCATCGCTCGTGACGAACCGGCCGGCGAGCGTGCGCCAGTTCCATCAGTCTCAGCGTGGGGGCATCGTGTTCAAGTCCATGTCATCACCGCTGCTGGCAGCCGAACGGGTGAGTCACGGGGACCGTGTCGTCGACGGTATCCCCACAACACCTGTGCGGGAAGACGATTTGGACTTGGCCGGGGCTGTCGTGGTCATGCCGTCATTTTTTCAACAACACGTGCGCAAGACGCACGAGCTTAGGGTGACCGTCATTGGCAACGAGGTGTTCGCGGCCAAGATTCACTCCCAAGACGATCCGCGTACGGCGGTGGATGTGCGCAACTACGCCGCAGAAATCCGTTACGAGGCCGCCGATTTACCTAGCGACCTCCTAGAGCGGTGCCGGGCCTTTGTGCACAGCTACGATCTCACCTACGGTGCGATCGATATCATTGTGGACCAGAACGGGGACTACGTGTTCCTGGAGAACAATCCGGGTGGTCAGTACCTCTACGTGGAGCAGCTGGTCCCGCAGCTGCGAATGACCGAGGCAGTGGCGACTTGTCTTCTGAGGGGAGCCAGGTGAACGTAGCGCGGAGCTTCCCCGAGCTCGGCGAGCTCGAAGCACGCCTTGAGCATCCTGTCCTGCTACTCGGCGCGGTTAACTTGGAAATGGACCTGGTCGCCGAGCTCTTCGAACTCGTGCAGACGCTCGAGGGCGGTGATCGGTTGGGGGTGCTCATCTACTGTCGCGGCGGTGTCGTCAACGCCGCGCGTCGAGTTGCTCTGCTGCTGCGCGAACGCTTCGAATCGATCACCTTCATCGCGCCGCACTACTGTGCGTCAGCGGGCACGCTGACGGCCCTGAGCGGCGACCACATCATTGCAAGTCCCGCGTCGATCTTCTCGCCGATCGACCCCCTACTGTCCGGCACCGGGGAGGACGGTGGCCCGGCGGCGGTCTCCAGTCAGGATGTGCGGTTGTTTAGGGAGATGGCGCAGGTGTGGTTCCACCTGAGCGAGGACGAGCTGCGCGCCCATGCACTGACCACGATGGCCGAGGCGATGTTTCCGACCACCCTCACGGCCTTTTACCGCACCACTCTGGAGGTCAAGACCATCGCCCACGAGCTGCTGGCACAGCAGCAACGTGAGCGCTCCGCCGACGAGCGGGACGAGATCGTCGACCGGTTACTATTTCATTACCACTCTCACAACTACGCTATCACCGCGCAGGAACTAACGGGCCTCGGCCTGTCCGTTTCCCTAGAGGAATCCACCGCACCCGTAAGCTGGGCGCTTGCACGCAAGCTGGGCGCGAGTCTCGGTGCGGGGGCACGCAAAAGTGAAGATGAGGGCTGGATGGACACCGTAATCGCTACACGCGATCGCGTTCGCTGGCGTCGTGTAGGCCATCCGGGCTTGGGCTTCACCTGGGAGGGAGGTCGATGACCACCGCGTACTATCTGGCCGAGATTGCTCGCCTGTTCGTGGCCATCACGCTCGTGGTCGCGGTGGTCGCTAAGTGCACCTCGATGAAGTCCTTCACGCTCAGCCTCACTGATCAGTTTCGCGTGCCGGACGCCGCGGGGCCCACAGTGGCGTGGGGCGTTATCG encodes the following:
- a CDS encoding DUF4197 domain-containing protein, yielding MRTPLTRAGGAIGLTALCLAITLQSAQAGWLDRLKGVFKDDAEASESAQGGVAALGTDQIASALREALRVGAGNVVGQLGAEDGFNLDPTIHIPLPDQLDQARTFLARVGLEGSLTDLEAQLNRAAEVATSNAGELFVNAISQMTLEDVRDILQGPDDAATRYFRSTMGVELSERMTPVVSESLDQVGAARLYEQTVGRYNSLPLVPPIESDLTSHVVNLGIDGIFHYLAEEEAAIRADPAARTSDLLRTVFSAAAGGN
- a CDS encoding CRTAC1 family protein yields the protein MTVMRHFASSATAYVALALSGLLSGVMSAYGAEPSFTEQTDTAGIDFVHSPLADIAVGGEMHGGATVADFNGDGWPDIFAVGGGGTADVLYLNNGDGTFTDRAAEWGLSELYRGNGAAAGDYDRDGDVDLFVTSHGDAGDVPTPGVHRLYRNTGTSFEEVADLAGVSALGDQPDGFGPAFGDYDLDGDLDLWVSGWWFDADQQLPRSRLYRNNGDGTFTDVTEAAGVVHSNRNRTGAFGAIFADMNGDRYPELMIANDGGGTQYYANDGDGTFSQIDIFGGNKVWHGMGATIADFDRNGHYDWFVTAAYPSMQFLGPPGNRLYLGEGNHQFTELPESGGVNDGGFGWGTAPLDLDHDGWEDIVMTNGWPHVDPVHGEDWRNEPTYLFRNNGDLTFTEMGQAIGLDHTEEGRSLGLLDYDRDGDMDLVISTHGGALRLFRNDLTGEDTNWLEVIVDTKAHPDVAPNGQGYEIRLSANGETLQRMIAGGASYLGGHELMAHFGLGTHALAQQVTAIGPDGFLTSLRGIPTNRRLVIEVLPPLSASPMVAAQTGELRLSGIAPGQRAHFFTSVQGVGDGPCFPVFGGACLELRGASYRGNAVANAAGVAVLEITVGANPQLTELFAQGVVRRGVQGADSILSNVLAAPVEQP
- a CDS encoding TIGR03032 family protein, which produces MSDKVSDGTSGTVQPPPFEISVSRQFLPWLVEVGASLAFTTYQVGKVFWIGIKPDGRLELFNRTFNRSMGLYCSSQTLYLSTLYQLWRFENALGAQERHQGYDRMYVPQTAWTTGDVDIHDIALDSTGRPIFVSTLFSCLATTSETHSFAPLWKPPFISRLAAEDRCHMNGLAMVDGSPGFVTAVSRSDVADGWRERRDTGGVVLHVESGEVVLDGLSMPHSPRWHEGKLWVLDSGNGRFGCVDTQAGRFEEVAFCPGYARGLAFVGSYAVIGLSRPRGERGTFAGLALDEALAKRDVEARCGLMVVDLRTGDAPHWLRVSGVVEELYDVGVLPGAIRPMAIGLQSDEIRRVLSMAPGDAG
- the modB gene encoding molybdate ABC transporter permease subunit — protein: MLDLDPVWLTARLAGVTTLILLALATPLAWWLARSQSPFRPTVEAITALPLVLPPTVLGFYLLTLLSPTAPLGRLWVQLTGDALTFSFTGLVVASVVYSLPFAVQPLQRAFEGVDGRLLEAAATLGAGPRERFARLALPLARRGYLTAGVLAFTHTVGEFGVVLMVGGAIPGETRVISIAIYEQVETLRYGEAHVLSLGLLLFSFFVLLLVYGGNSRRLYPRGPHAR
- a CDS encoding MvdC/MvdD family ATP grasp protein, encoding MSKRILIVTHSGDLHADLVEQRIAEASAPAFRLNLDTFPRDYDIELTFSEGRWRGQLRADGQEALSVDEVGSVWLRKRGDFAFAGESLGTQEHRYAVGEVEHILMGLLHGLDCFWMSHPRALRAAGWKGEQMLRAASMGFRVPPSLVTNRPASVRQFHQSQRGGIVFKSMSSPLLAAERVSHGDRVVDGIPTTPVREDDLDLAGAVVVMPSFFQQHVRKTHELRVTVIGNEVFAAKIHSQDDPRTAVDVRNYAAEIRYEAADLPSDLLERCRAFVHSYDLTYGAIDIIVDQNGDYVFLENNPGGQYLYVEQLVPQLRMTEAVATCLLRGAR
- a CDS encoding response regulator, with product MTRILLVEDSKHLSKAFTIRLEHAGYAVVTATHVDEALAKALAERPDAAIVDVGLPGGNGFELTTRLRERLGLPVVLATANRDPSLQSRAERSGAFALLSKPFDATVLLETLAQAISIAPAFS
- a CDS encoding pyridoxamine 5'-phosphate oxidase family protein, which codes for MADQYPALLDRHVEFMQQQHLFFVATAAAEGYVNISPKGMDTLRVVDTQKVIWLNLTGSGNETAAHVLENDRMTLMFCSFDRQPLILRLYGNAKVIHADDPAWSANIGRFPSYTGARQLFEITLSLVQTSCGYAVPYFEARGERPTLAKWADNKGRAGIEDYWQAKNTTSLNGKPTGMDSGE
- a CDS encoding lipocalin family protein, encoding MGIVESSRVARLARGGTPLAVMAVCFGLLAGCVGVPEGVEAVGDFELERYLGRWYEIARLDHRFERGLTHVRAEYSLRDDGSVGVLNSGYSTNKQEWQSVEGRALFVGERDVAEIKVSFFGPFFGGYNVIALDRDEYAYAMVCGPNRDYLWILAREPNLPELVKEALVAKARELDFAVDALIWVQQNEPPALTSVGAR
- a CDS encoding DUF6777 domain-containing protein → MKYSSTSPARIDGPIANVALETVVRKRHTGRAQWTRWLLLVIAGLHAANGSAAEQPRLVAPESRGAASFFVLTVGEPYIDLPERGSGAFDPQLVTLGGLWARYGAREWYVRLDPQACDLAGLQAGLARDVSRRDAFAAILGWPRDEVPARLAALRGGYLQSHLDVINHGFSNGETFGSPRRLAGGTAVLIDNRGIPIVRCACGNPLLSLRPQDEPPLPAQLAEAGQLAEAPKLGQIDETPLAQPKTEDGGDAPVDEPPNAAPEEPTLVEEGDPADDVDAAEVLEEILSEDEPDPIQVAQERPPQPDSPIHDLRAPPVPTGGMIGEFSEELLPLPLSVIVVSLLPIAEELGDDTANDEADEMDGGLGSGGGGMPPEDEVMLPPPSVPAPAAGWLFAGALAWLGWSRLRGRPEAMAAA